In Manis pentadactyla isolate mManPen7 chromosome 8, mManPen7.hap1, whole genome shotgun sequence, the following are encoded in one genomic region:
- the UROS gene encoding uroporphyrinogen-III synthase isoform X5, whose translation MMKVLLLKDAKEDDCGQDPYVRELGLYGLEATLIPVLSFEFLSLPSFSEKLSHPEGYGGLIFTSPRAVEAVELCLEKDNKTEVWKNSLKEKWNAKSVYVVGNATASRVNKVGLDTEGENCGNAEKLAEYICSICSHWPHHSSRPGCPGPACELHCREPHATGPGRRHQEGASAPQLLSRQPWPPSRAGRLSCGPRRQLLPLLWRGHPAGAPMQPPPSS comes from the exons ATGATGAAGGTTCTTCTACTGAAAGACGCTAAGGAGGACGACTGTGGCCAGGATCCCTACGTCAGG gAATTAGGATTATATGGACTTGAAGCCACTTTGATCCCTGTTttatcatttgaatttttatCTCTTCCCAGTTTCTCAGAGAAG CTGTCTCATCCTGAAGGGTATGGGGGACTCATTTTTACCAGCCCCAGAGCAGTGGAAGCAGTGGAGCTGTGTTTGGAGAAAGACAATAAAACTGAAG TCTGGAAAAATTCTCTGAAGGAAAAATGGAATGCTAAGTCAGTGTATGTGGTTGGAAATGCTACCGCTTCTCGAG TGAATAAAGTTGGCCTGGATACAGAAGGAGAAAACTGTGGAAATGCAGAAAAGCTTGCAGAATATATTTGCTCCA TTTGCAGCCATTGGCCCCACCACAGCTCGCGCCCTGGCTGCCCAGGGCCTGCCTGTGAGCTGCACTGCAGAGAGCCCCACGCCACAGGCCCTGGCCGCCGGCATCAGGAGGGCGCTTCAGCCCCGCAGCTGCTGAGCCGGCAGCCCTGGCCGCCTTCCCGGGCGGGGCGGCTCTCCTGCGGGCCCAGGCGGCAGCTGCTGCCTCTACTCTGGAGAGGACACCCAGCCGGGGCTCCCATGCAGCCCCCACCTTCAAGCTGA
- the UROS gene encoding uroporphyrinogen-III synthase isoform X4 gives MMKVLLLKDAKEDDCGQDPYVRLSHPEGYGGLIFTSPRAVEAVELCLEKDNKTEVWKNSLKEKWNAKSVYVVGNATASRVNKVGLDTEGENCGNAEKLAEYICSREAPALPLLFPCGTLKGETLPKMLKDKGIPMESITVYQKIPHPGIQVNLNSYYSKQGIPASITFFSPSGLAYSLKHIQELSGDNIDQIKFAAIGPTTARALAAQGLPVSCTAESPTPQALAAGIRRALQPRSC, from the exons ATGATGAAGGTTCTTCTACTGAAAGACGCTAAGGAGGACGACTGTGGCCAGGATCCCTACGTCAGG CTGTCTCATCCTGAAGGGTATGGGGGACTCATTTTTACCAGCCCCAGAGCAGTGGAAGCAGTGGAGCTGTGTTTGGAGAAAGACAATAAAACTGAAG TCTGGAAAAATTCTCTGAAGGAAAAATGGAATGCTAAGTCAGTGTATGTGGTTGGAAATGCTACCGCTTCTCGAG TGAATAAAGTTGGCCTGGATACAGAAGGAGAAAACTGTGGAAATGCAGAAAAGCTTGCAGAATATATTTGCTCCA GGGAGGCCCCAGCACTGCCTCTTCTGTTTCCCTGTGGAACCCTCAAAGGAGAAACCCTCCCAAAAATGCTCAAGGACAAAG GGATTCCCATGGAAAGCATAACTGTCTATCAGAAGATTCCACACCCAGGAATCCAAGTGAACCTGAATAGCTACTATTCCAAGCAG GGCATCCCAGCCAGCATTACATTTTTCAGTCCCTCCGGCCTTGCATACAGCCTCAAGCATATTCAGGAGTTATCTGGTGACAACATTGACCAAATTAAG TTTGCAGCCATTGGCCCCACCACAGCTCGCGCCCTGGCTGCCCAGGGCCTGCCTGTGAGCTGCACTGCAGAGAGCCCCACGCCACAGGCCCTGGCCGCCGGCATCAGGAGGGCGCTTCAGCCCCGCAGCTGCTGA
- the UROS gene encoding uroporphyrinogen-III synthase isoform X1, translating to MMKVLLLKDAKEDDCGQDPYVRELGLYGLEATLIPVLSFEFLSLPSFSEKLSHPEGYGGLIFTSPRAVEAVELCLEKDNKTEVWKNSLKEKWNAKSVYVVGNATASRVNKVGLDTEGENCGNAEKLAEYICSREAPALPLLFPCGTLKGETLPKMLKDKGIPMESITVYQKIPHPGIQVNLNSYYSKQGIPASITFFSPSGLAYSLKHIQELSGDNIDQIKFAAIGPTTARALAAQGLPVSCTAESPTPQALAAGIRRALQPRSC from the exons ATGATGAAGGTTCTTCTACTGAAAGACGCTAAGGAGGACGACTGTGGCCAGGATCCCTACGTCAGG gAATTAGGATTATATGGACTTGAAGCCACTTTGATCCCTGTTttatcatttgaatttttatCTCTTCCCAGTTTCTCAGAGAAG CTGTCTCATCCTGAAGGGTATGGGGGACTCATTTTTACCAGCCCCAGAGCAGTGGAAGCAGTGGAGCTGTGTTTGGAGAAAGACAATAAAACTGAAG TCTGGAAAAATTCTCTGAAGGAAAAATGGAATGCTAAGTCAGTGTATGTGGTTGGAAATGCTACCGCTTCTCGAG TGAATAAAGTTGGCCTGGATACAGAAGGAGAAAACTGTGGAAATGCAGAAAAGCTTGCAGAATATATTTGCTCCA GGGAGGCCCCAGCACTGCCTCTTCTGTTTCCCTGTGGAACCCTCAAAGGAGAAACCCTCCCAAAAATGCTCAAGGACAAAG GGATTCCCATGGAAAGCATAACTGTCTATCAGAAGATTCCACACCCAGGAATCCAAGTGAACCTGAATAGCTACTATTCCAAGCAG GGCATCCCAGCCAGCATTACATTTTTCAGTCCCTCCGGCCTTGCATACAGCCTCAAGCATATTCAGGAGTTATCTGGTGACAACATTGACCAAATTAAG TTTGCAGCCATTGGCCCCACCACAGCTCGCGCCCTGGCTGCCCAGGGCCTGCCTGTGAGCTGCACTGCAGAGAGCCCCACGCCACAGGCCCTGGCCGCCGGCATCAGGAGGGCGCTTCAGCCCCGCAGCTGCTGA
- the UROS gene encoding uroporphyrinogen-III synthase isoform X3, with the protein MVLHALPLSTRDQYFRLTDEEPKCRGRKLSKTTRICDSSYRVRAPGRSVRTSPGAWWALRDSVWKNSLKEKWNAKSVYVVGNATASRVNKVGLDTEGENCGNAEKLAEYICSREAPALPLLFPCGTLKGETLPKMLKDKGIPMESITVYQKIPHPGIQVNLNSYYSKQGIPASITFFSPSGLAYSLKHIQELSGDNIDQIKFAAIGPTTARALAAQGLPVSCTAESPTPQALAAGIRRALQPRSC; encoded by the exons ATGGTACTGCACGCTTTACCTCTGAGTACACGTGATCAGTATTTCCGCTTGACAGACGAGGAGCCCAAGTGCAGAGGTAGGAAGCTCTCTAAGACCACGCGTATTTGTGATTCCAGCTACAGGGTCAGAGCCCCGGGAAGAAGTGTCAGGACGTCGCCTGGTGCGTGGTGGGCACTGCGTGACAGTG TCTGGAAAAATTCTCTGAAGGAAAAATGGAATGCTAAGTCAGTGTATGTGGTTGGAAATGCTACCGCTTCTCGAG TGAATAAAGTTGGCCTGGATACAGAAGGAGAAAACTGTGGAAATGCAGAAAAGCTTGCAGAATATATTTGCTCCA GGGAGGCCCCAGCACTGCCTCTTCTGTTTCCCTGTGGAACCCTCAAAGGAGAAACCCTCCCAAAAATGCTCAAGGACAAAG GGATTCCCATGGAAAGCATAACTGTCTATCAGAAGATTCCACACCCAGGAATCCAAGTGAACCTGAATAGCTACTATTCCAAGCAG GGCATCCCAGCCAGCATTACATTTTTCAGTCCCTCCGGCCTTGCATACAGCCTCAAGCATATTCAGGAGTTATCTGGTGACAACATTGACCAAATTAAG TTTGCAGCCATTGGCCCCACCACAGCTCGCGCCCTGGCTGCCCAGGGCCTGCCTGTGAGCTGCACTGCAGAGAGCCCCACGCCACAGGCCCTGGCCGCCGGCATCAGGAGGGCGCTTCAGCCCCGCAGCTGCTGA
- the UROS gene encoding uroporphyrinogen-III synthase isoform X2, giving the protein MMKVLLLKDAKEDDCGQDPYVRELGLYGLEATLIPVLSFEFLSLPSFSEKLSHPEGYGGLIFTSPRAVEAVELCLEKDNKTEVWKNSLKEKWNAKSVYVVGNATASRVNKVGLDTEGENCGNAEKLAEYICSREAPALPLLFPCGTLKGETLPKMLKDKGIPMESITVYQKIPHPGIQVNLNSYYSKQGIPASITFFSPSGLAYSLKHIQELSGDNIDQIKVALLPPKEDLWEPLLVQCCAKYRRAHGRSRE; this is encoded by the exons ATGATGAAGGTTCTTCTACTGAAAGACGCTAAGGAGGACGACTGTGGCCAGGATCCCTACGTCAGG gAATTAGGATTATATGGACTTGAAGCCACTTTGATCCCTGTTttatcatttgaatttttatCTCTTCCCAGTTTCTCAGAGAAG CTGTCTCATCCTGAAGGGTATGGGGGACTCATTTTTACCAGCCCCAGAGCAGTGGAAGCAGTGGAGCTGTGTTTGGAGAAAGACAATAAAACTGAAG TCTGGAAAAATTCTCTGAAGGAAAAATGGAATGCTAAGTCAGTGTATGTGGTTGGAAATGCTACCGCTTCTCGAG TGAATAAAGTTGGCCTGGATACAGAAGGAGAAAACTGTGGAAATGCAGAAAAGCTTGCAGAATATATTTGCTCCA GGGAGGCCCCAGCACTGCCTCTTCTGTTTCCCTGTGGAACCCTCAAAGGAGAAACCCTCCCAAAAATGCTCAAGGACAAAG GGATTCCCATGGAAAGCATAACTGTCTATCAGAAGATTCCACACCCAGGAATCCAAGTGAACCTGAATAGCTACTATTCCAAGCAG GGCATCCCAGCCAGCATTACATTTTTCAGTCCCTCCGGCCTTGCATACAGCCTCAAGCATATTCAGGAGTTATCTGGTGACAACATTGACCAAATTAAG GTGGCCCTCCTCCCTCCCAAGGAGGATTTGTGGGAACCACTGCTTGTACAGTGCTGTGCAAAGTACAGGAGGGCCCACGGAAGGTCGAGGGAGTGA
- the UROS gene encoding uroporphyrinogen-III synthase isoform X6, which translates to MMKVLLLKDAKEDDCGQDPYVRELGLYGLEATLIPVLSFEFLSLPSFSEKLSHPEGYGGLIFTSPRAVEAVELCLEKDNKTEVWKNSLKEKWNAKSVYVVGNATASRVNKVGLDTEGENCGNAEKLAEYICSREAPALPLLFPCGTLKGETLPKMLKDKGHPSQHYIFQSLRPCIQPQAYSGVIW; encoded by the exons ATGATGAAGGTTCTTCTACTGAAAGACGCTAAGGAGGACGACTGTGGCCAGGATCCCTACGTCAGG gAATTAGGATTATATGGACTTGAAGCCACTTTGATCCCTGTTttatcatttgaatttttatCTCTTCCCAGTTTCTCAGAGAAG CTGTCTCATCCTGAAGGGTATGGGGGACTCATTTTTACCAGCCCCAGAGCAGTGGAAGCAGTGGAGCTGTGTTTGGAGAAAGACAATAAAACTGAAG TCTGGAAAAATTCTCTGAAGGAAAAATGGAATGCTAAGTCAGTGTATGTGGTTGGAAATGCTACCGCTTCTCGAG TGAATAAAGTTGGCCTGGATACAGAAGGAGAAAACTGTGGAAATGCAGAAAAGCTTGCAGAATATATTTGCTCCA GGGAGGCCCCAGCACTGCCTCTTCTGTTTCCCTGTGGAACCCTCAAAGGAGAAACCCTCCCAAAAATGCTCAAGGACAAAG GGCATCCCAGCCAGCATTACATTTTTCAGTCCCTCCGGCCTTGCATACAGCCTCAAGCATATTCAGGAGTTATCTGGTGA
- the UROS gene encoding uroporphyrinogen-III synthase isoform X7, translating into MMKVLLLKDAKEDDCGQDPYVRELGLYGLEATLIPVLSFEFLSLPSFSEKLSHPEGYGGLIFTSPRAVEAVELCLEKDNKTEVWKNSLKEKWNAKSVYVVGNATASRVNKVGLDTEGENCGNAEKLAEYICSRHPSQHYIFQSLRPCIQPQAYSGVIW; encoded by the exons ATGATGAAGGTTCTTCTACTGAAAGACGCTAAGGAGGACGACTGTGGCCAGGATCCCTACGTCAGG gAATTAGGATTATATGGACTTGAAGCCACTTTGATCCCTGTTttatcatttgaatttttatCTCTTCCCAGTTTCTCAGAGAAG CTGTCTCATCCTGAAGGGTATGGGGGACTCATTTTTACCAGCCCCAGAGCAGTGGAAGCAGTGGAGCTGTGTTTGGAGAAAGACAATAAAACTGAAG TCTGGAAAAATTCTCTGAAGGAAAAATGGAATGCTAAGTCAGTGTATGTGGTTGGAAATGCTACCGCTTCTCGAG TGAATAAAGTTGGCCTGGATACAGAAGGAGAAAACTGTGGAAATGCAGAAAAGCTTGCAGAATATATTTGCTCCA GGCATCCCAGCCAGCATTACATTTTTCAGTCCCTCCGGCCTTGCATACAGCCTCAAGCATATTCAGGAGTTATCTGGTGA
- the UROS gene encoding uroporphyrinogen-III synthase isoform X8: MMKVLLLKDAKEDDCGQDPYVRELGLYGLEATLIPVLSFEFLSLPSFSEKLSHPEGYGGLIFTSPRAVEAVELCLEKDNKTEVWKNSLKEKWNAKSVYVVGNATASRVNKVGLDTEGENCGNAEKLAEYICSSDT; encoded by the exons ATGATGAAGGTTCTTCTACTGAAAGACGCTAAGGAGGACGACTGTGGCCAGGATCCCTACGTCAGG gAATTAGGATTATATGGACTTGAAGCCACTTTGATCCCTGTTttatcatttgaatttttatCTCTTCCCAGTTTCTCAGAGAAG CTGTCTCATCCTGAAGGGTATGGGGGACTCATTTTTACCAGCCCCAGAGCAGTGGAAGCAGTGGAGCTGTGTTTGGAGAAAGACAATAAAACTGAAG TCTGGAAAAATTCTCTGAAGGAAAAATGGAATGCTAAGTCAGTGTATGTGGTTGGAAATGCTACCGCTTCTCGAG TGAATAAAGTTGGCCTGGATACAGAAGGAGAAAACTGTGGAAATGCAGAAAAGCTTGCAGAATATATTTGCTCCA GTGATACATGA